In Massilistercora timonensis, the following are encoded in one genomic region:
- a CDS encoding response regulator transcription factor — MRLLVVEDEIYLLDILKKRLQKEHYSVDACEDGEEAWDYIRVTQYDGIVLDIMLPGIDGIEILRRMRKEGNHTPVLLLTARDSIEDRVAGLDVGADDYLVKPFAFEELLARIRVMLRRQNAVRPQEEVYHLADLSVDCKKHEVTRGGQIIDLSSREFALLEYLIRNQGVVLSREQIEEHIWSYDYMGSSNMVDVYIRYLRRKIDEGREKKLIQTVRGTGYVLREP, encoded by the coding sequence ATGCGGTTACTGGTGGTAGAGGACGAGATCTATCTTCTGGACATTTTGAAGAAGCGGCTGCAAAAAGAGCACTACAGTGTGGACGCCTGTGAGGACGGAGAGGAAGCCTGGGATTATATCCGGGTCACTCAGTATGACGGGATCGTGCTGGACATCATGCTCCCGGGGATAGACGGGATCGAGATCCTAAGGCGGATGAGAAAGGAAGGAAACCATACGCCGGTGCTTCTTCTGACTGCCAGGGACAGCATCGAGGACCGGGTGGCCGGCCTGGACGTGGGCGCCGACGACTATCTGGTGAAGCCCTTTGCCTTTGAAGAGCTGCTGGCCAGGATCCGGGTGATGCTGCGCCGGCAGAATGCGGTGCGTCCCCAGGAGGAAGTCTATCATCTGGCGGATCTTTCTGTGGACTGCAAGAAGCATGAAGTGACCCGGGGCGGGCAGATCATTGATCTTTCCTCCCGGGAATTTGCCCTGCTGGAGTACCTGATCCGGAACCAGGGGGTGGTGCTCTCCAGGGAACAGATCGAGGAGCATATCTGGAGTTATGACTATATGGGGAGTTCCAATATGGTGGATGTTTATATCCGGTATCTGCGCAGGAAGATCGACGAGGGTCGGGAAAAGAAGCTGATCCAGACGGTGCGGGGAACCGGGTACGTACTGCGGGAGCCTTAG
- a CDS encoding HAMP domain-containing sensor histidine kinase: protein MKKLSIKLKVTIWYTAFVAAVALLALGIIALFAGQMFRSEQEEELRGEVAEFVEELEISEEGYETEEGRFYEDDIVFSLYNDQGELLAGNVPSSFPLDTTLKNGVVQTISSGQREWMTYDVAVAYEGGHVLWVRGITYMGLVSTMSGGILILSCLLFPVLVALAAAGGFLITRRAFAPVETIRRTAAEIAGSGNLSRRVPVEASGGEMRELAETFNGMLGTVEATLEDEKRFTADVSHELRTPVSVILAQGEYALLPDATEEEKQEALEVIVGQGKKMSSMIAQLLEMARREKGAGTASREEIHVGEILAGVAEDLKDLAGEKKITLQAESEGDPAVWGEQTAFTRIFVNLVTNAIQYGKEGGHVWLRAWVEEDQVLCTVRDDGMGIRAEELPHIFRRFYRADKSRTGRKTAHAGLGLSMVQNLTEYFGGTIRVDSQEGKGTVFALYFPALRKPDNPLQ from the coding sequence ATGAAGAAGCTGTCGATCAAACTGAAAGTGACCATCTGGTACACGGCCTTTGTGGCGGCAGTGGCCCTGCTTGCGCTGGGGATCATCGCCCTTTTCGCCGGGCAGATGTTCCGCTCTGAGCAGGAGGAAGAGCTGCGGGGCGAGGTGGCGGAGTTTGTGGAGGAGCTGGAGATCTCCGAGGAGGGCTACGAGACGGAAGAAGGCCGGTTCTACGAAGATGACATCGTGTTCAGCCTCTACAATGACCAGGGAGAACTTCTGGCAGGCAATGTGCCTTCTTCTTTTCCCCTGGACACCACACTGAAGAATGGCGTGGTGCAGACCATTTCTTCCGGCCAGCGGGAATGGATGACCTATGACGTGGCGGTGGCCTATGAGGGCGGCCATGTACTCTGGGTCCGGGGGATCACCTATATGGGTCTGGTGTCTACCATGTCCGGCGGGATCCTTATCCTGTCCTGCCTCTTGTTCCCGGTGCTGGTGGCGCTGGCGGCGGCAGGGGGATTTCTGATCACCCGGCGGGCCTTCGCCCCGGTGGAGACCATACGGAGAACGGCGGCAGAGATCGCGGGCAGCGGCAATCTGTCCCGGCGGGTGCCGGTGGAAGCCTCCGGAGGAGAGATGCGGGAACTGGCGGAAACCTTCAACGGAATGCTGGGGACGGTGGAGGCCACCCTGGAGGATGAGAAGCGCTTTACCGCGGATGTGTCCCATGAGCTTCGTACCCCGGTCTCCGTGATCCTGGCCCAGGGCGAGTATGCCCTGCTCCCGGACGCTACAGAGGAGGAGAAGCAGGAGGCGCTGGAGGTGATCGTGGGACAGGGAAAGAAAATGTCCTCCATGATCGCCCAGCTCCTGGAGATGGCAAGAAGAGAGAAGGGCGCGGGAACGGCCAGCCGGGAGGAGATCCATGTGGGTGAGATCCTGGCCGGGGTGGCAGAGGATTTAAAGGATCTGGCCGGGGAAAAAAAGATCACCCTTCAGGCTGAAAGTGAAGGGGATCCGGCGGTGTGGGGAGAGCAGACCGCATTTACCCGGATCTTTGTCAACCTGGTCACTAACGCCATCCAGTACGGGAAAGAAGGCGGCCATGTGTGGCTTAGGGCCTGGGTAGAGGAAGATCAGGTCCTGTGCACGGTGCGGGACGACGGAATGGGGATCCGGGCGGAGGAGCTGCCCCATATCTTCCGCAGGTTCTACCGGGCGGATAAGTCCCGGACTGGACGGAAGACAGCGCATGCGGGGCTTGGGCTTTCCATGGTCCAGAACCTGACCGAGTATTTT